Below is a window of Ammoniphilus sp. CFH 90114 DNA.
ATAAAAATCTCAAAAAGTAGTTATTTAGGAGGTAACTAAAATGGAAAAGTTAATGGTATTAAATGAAGAAAAATTGAGTTATGTAATTGGTGGAGGAAATCCTAAAGTAGCACATTGTGCTAGTCAAATTGGTAGATCAACGGCTTGGGGTGCAGTTAGCGGTGCAGCTACTGGAACTGCAGTTGGTCAGGCAGTTGGTGCATTGGGTGGTGCT
It encodes the following:
- a CDS encoding bacteriocin class II family protein encodes the protein MEKLMVLNEEKLSYVIGGGNPKVAHCASQIGRSTAWGAVSGAATGTAVGQAVGALGGALFGGSMGVIKGSAACVSYLTRHRHH